The proteins below are encoded in one region of Conger conger chromosome 17, fConCon1.1, whole genome shotgun sequence:
- the LOC133116882 gene encoding protocadherin-20: MLSHQHHILRGKLWGLCVLLPLISPLSCFANFNQAKELIYKIREGLPRGTLIGAIGVDLHLDFNVDPPLLFNLALKISRQYVDLNNATGELYTSGNVIDRETLCQDVQGAQHCSLTLDIIILPQQYFQLVKVRIVVEDVNDNEPRFLSDEIKLFVPENAPVNARFAMEQSAVDPDVGINGVQTYWLVDDFEVFTLDVEESEGGELTPILIVTGPLDRETRDEYETSIIAEDGGTPTLTGTATLRIVITDLNDNCPQFREKQVNITLYENTTKGSHLAHLHAHDPDLGANAQVTYAYSERVPRNIRTLFHLDKVTGVIKLAGKIDASTGKLYKLTVLANGPACIPAVAMVMARIIKVSSGPPSVIPRYIALEKDGVVWLKESEPPSSPIAFFTVKNAAEPRQKVECHLEGEGPFRLTPYKLLTDEYLLETTEALDYEQRQEYELTVVARNSHSMVIKTFIRIQVADENDNAPVFKQALLDLFVEENNPPNTFLAKLHATDEDSGSRGEVIYLLGSDAPPIFSLDRETGVLTVSTSLDREEKEKYRFTVRALDRGSPRKEAVATVIITVVDRNDNSPRFINKDFTFFVPENFPGFGEIGVLSVIDADTGKNGWVALSIVNGSDIFIIDTGKGALRAKMPLDREQQGTYFLWIEAVDGGEPSLSCITMVTVLLLDVNDNPPLVLFPQSNQSYMLVLPSTQPGTAITEVYAVDKDTGMNAVIAYSIIRRKGGEQGSFDIDPDTGNITLRKTLNDRGLYSLLVKVSDHGQPEPLHSTVVVNLFVNETVSNESYIQSLLMKEEDIEIEEASVDRQTVGPRKDKGFPCQVMLMALSATCLGLLLLVVLLTTYICCKVKTHKHSKVPRKKEVDSEFQDVDRKLMEISNV, from the exons ATGCTCAGCCATCAGCACCACATCTTACGGGGAAAATTATGG GGATTATGCGTTCTCTTGCCTCTCATTAGCCCCCTTTCCTGCTTTGCAAATTTCAACCAGGCAAAGGAACTCATCTATAAAATCAGAGAAGGATTACCCAGGGGAACCCTGATAGGCGCCATTGGTGTGGACTTACACTTGGATTTCAATGTTGATCCTCCTCTTTTATTCAATCTGGCTTTAAAGATTAGCCGGCAGTATGTGGACCTGAATAACGCTACGGGCGAGCTCTACACATCTGGCAACGTGATAGACAGGGAGACTCTGTGCCAGGATGTACAGGGGGCCCAACACTGCTCGTTGACCTTGGACATCATCATCCTGCCCCAGCAATACTTCCAACTGGTCAAAGTCAGGATCGTGGTGGAGGACGTGAACGACAACGAGCCCAGATTCTTATCGGATGAGATCAAGCTCTTTGTCCCAGAGAATGCGCCGGTCAACGCTCGGTTCGCTATGGAACAGTCAGCGGTCGACCCCGACGTGGGGATTAACGGGGTTCAGACCTACTGGCTGGTCGACGACTTTGAGGTGTTCACCTTGGATGTGGAGGAGAGCGAGGGCGGGGAGCTGACCCCCATCCTGATTGTGACAGGTCCGCTGGACCGGGAGACCAGAGACGAGTACGAGACCAGCATCATCGCAGAGGACGGGGGGACACCCACCCTCACGGGGACAGCCACGCTGAGGATCGTCATCACCGACCTCAACGACAACTGCCCTCAGTTCAGGGAGAAGCAGGTCAACATCACGCTGTACGAGAACACCACCAAAGGCTCGCACCTGGCACATCTCCACGCCCACGACCCTGACCTCGGTGCGAACGCCCAGGTCACCTACGCCTACAGCGAGCGGGTGCCCCGGAACATCCGGACCCTGTTTCACCTGGACAAGGTCACTGGGGTCATCAAGCTGGCCGGCAAGATCGACGCCAGCACCGGCAAACTCTATAAGCTGACCGTCCTGGCCAACGGGCCTGCCTGCATACCTGCCGTAGCCATGGTGATGGCACGCATCATCAAGGTGTCTTCTGGCCCGCCGTCGGTGATCCCTCGATACATTGCCTTGGAGAAGGACGGTGTAGTGTGGCTGAAGGAATCAGAGCCGCCATCTTCCCCCATCGCCTTCTTCACGGTGAAGAATGCGGCTGAGCCGCGGCAAAAGGTGGAGTGTCACCTTGAAGGCGAGGGCCCTTTCAGGCTGACCCCTTACAAGCTGCTTACTGATGAGTATCTACTAGAGACCACCGAGGCCCTGGACTACGAGCAGAGGCAGGAGTATGAGCTGACCGTGGTGGCTAGGAACAGCCATAGCATGGTCATCAAGACCTTTATCAGGATCCAGGTGGCGGATGAGAATGACAACGCACCCGTTTTTAAGCAGGCTCTGCTGGATTTGTTTGTGGAGGAGAACAACCCACCGAACACCTTCCTGGCGAAGCTGCACGCCACGGATGAGGACAGCGGGAGCCGGGGGGAGGTGATCTACCTGCTGGGCTCTGACGCACCGCCTATTTTCAGCTTGGACCGGGAGACGGGCGTTCTGACCGTGTCCACGTCTCTGGAccgggaggagaaggagaagtaCCGGTTCACAGTACGCGCGCTGGACCGTGGGTCGCCGCGCAAGGAGGCCGTCGCCACGGTCATTATAACCGTGGTGGACCGCAACGACAACAGCCCGCGCTTCATCAACAAGGACTTCACCTTCTTCGTGCCGGAGAACTTCCCCGGTTTTGGTGAGATTGGTGTGCTTTCAGTCATTGACGCTGACACGGGAAAGAACGGCTGGGTCGCACTGTCCATTGTCAACGGTAGTGACATCTTCATCATCGACACAGGGAAGGGTGCCCTGAGAGCCAAGATGCCCCTAGACCGGGAGCAGCAGGGGACCTACTTCCTGTGGATCGAGGCTGTGGACGGGGGCGAGCCTTCACTCTCCTGCATCACCATGGTGACGGTACTGCTCCTGGACGTCAACGACAACCCACCCCTTGTCCTGTTCCCGCAGTCCAACCAGTCCTACATGTTGGTTCTACCCAGCACCCAGCCGGGAACAGCCATAACTGAGGTGTACGCCGTTGACAAAGACACGGGCATGAATGCTGTCATAGCCTACAGCATCATCAGGAGGAagggtggagagcaggggtCCTTTGACATCGACCCCGACACGGGCAACATCACACTGAGGAAGACGCTCAATGACAGGGGCCTCTATAGCCTCCTAGTCAAGGTGAGTGACCATGGTCAGCCCGAACCTCTCCACTCCACAGTGGTGGTCAACCTGTTTGTCAATGAGACGGTCAGTAATGAGAGCTACATCCAGAGTCTGCTGATGAAGGAGGAGGATATAGAGATTGAGGAGGCCTCCGTGGACAGGCAGACAGTAGGCCCCAGAAAGGACAAGGGGTTCCCGTGTCAGGTCATGCTGATGGCGCTCTCCGCCACCTGCctgggcctgctgctgctggtggtgcTCCTGACCACCTACATCTGCTGCAAGGTGAAGACGCACAAACACAGCAAGGTGCCCAGGAAAAAGGAGGTGGACAGTGAGTTTCAGGACGTCGACAGGAAGCTAATGGAGATCTCAAATGTATGA